In Nostoc edaphicum CCNP1411, the sequence ACCACCATTGAGTTAATCCCAATCACCCCATTTGGACTGATTTGACGAGCTTTCTGGAGTTCATCAATTAACGCCAAGCGATTTGCTTCAAATAGCTGATGTTTTCGCTGTTTAATCGCAAAATAAGGAGAATTGAGTCCTAATCCCACGGCAGATACAATACCAATGCCACCTGCATTAGCCACAGCCCCAGCCAGATTTGCGCCAGAAATTCTGATTCCCATTCCTCCTTGAATAATCGGGTAGCGGGCAATATGTTTACCAATAAGTAGCGATGGAAGTGTTGTCATATTTAATTTTTAATTTCTTAACTATGGAGTTTTAAAAGTTACCAGCAGTTGAAGGAGGCAGGAGGAGCAAATCATCCGGGGATTCGACTCCTCCTGAATTGATGCCACTGTTGCGTTAGTTTCCCGCAGGGTACGAAAGTTCAGTGTGTGATGCGTCATTTTAGTGCCTTATCGCAAGCGAACATCTAAATGGCTGCTCATGGTGAATACCTTGTTGCTAAAAATGTTGTTATTTTTGAACAAAAGTCACATTCGTCCAATCGTGAGGCTGGAGAAAAATTTCGGTGAGCCGTGCTTCGGGTGTACCTGGTTCTGGCTCATAGCAATATTCCCAGCGTGCTAGAGGTGGTAGAGACATCAGTATGGATTCTGTTCTACCATTGGTTTGCAGACCGAAAACCGTTCCTCGGTCATACACCAGATTAAACTCTGCGTAACGACCCCGACGGTACAGTTGGAACTGACGTTGGCGATCGCCATATTCTATTTCTTGCCGTTGTTCTACAATGGGCAAATAGGCAGGTAAAAATGCTTGACCGCAAGACTGAACAAAGGCAAAGATATCTTCCCAGTTACGAGATACCGTTCCTACTTGCTGACTGTAGAGTGCTGCTGGACTATCTGTTTGATCGCCTACATAAAGCTTGCCGCTAGCATCCTGATAGTCAAAGAAGATGCCGCCAATGCCTCGCTGTTCTTGACGATGTTTTAAGTAGAAGTATTCATCACACCAGCGTTTAAAGGTTGGATAATATTCTGGATGGTGGACATCACAGGCATTTTTGAGCGTCTGATGAAAGTGAACTGCATCTTCTGCAAAGGGGTAGTATGGCGTTAAATCAGCCCCACCACCAAACCACCAAATCGGGCCTGCCTGAAAGTAGCGGTAGTTCAGATGCACTGTTGGTACGTAGGGATTACGGGGATGCAACACCATTGAGGTTCCTGTGGCAAAAAATTCATGTCCTGCGGCTTCTGGCCGTTGAGCCAAAATTGCCGGCGGTAGACTACTTCCCCAAACTGCCGAAAAGTTTACACCACCCTGTTCAAACACCCGCCCTTCTCGAATCACGCGAGTACGCCCTTCTCCACCTTCTGCTCGTTCCCAGTAGTCTTCTTGAAAGCGTGCTTTTCCATCAAGTTGCTCTAAGGCTGTGCAAATTTCATCTTGTAAATTCTGCATGAATTGCTGCGATCGCTCCCGTGAATCCTGGGGTATTGTGTTGGTAGGTGATGCCAGCAATGTTGTGTGATTTCTAGATTCTTGCAGAGAATTATCGGAATGACGACCCATGTTAAAACCTCTGAAACTTTCAGTTAAATTAATTTAATAGCTATATAACCATAAAGCAATAAAAAGATTTTATCTAGAGAATTTTCAAAACTTAACGCTTCGTGGATTCAACACCGTACTTAATTGGGGCCACCAAATTTATAATTTGGTAGGGGGTCTTAAACCCAAGTTCGCTCTGGTCACGAGCTTCAGCGCAGGAATCAGAATTCCCTTCTGCCAACTGAGCCTCCTGCCCTCTGCCTTTCTTGATAACTCAATCATGAACAGTACCATCAGGCATGATTGCTCCCTGGAGATCGGTATTTGTGAGAATTGCCCCTGTTAAGTCTGCACCTTGCAGATTTGCTTTTCGCAGAATGGCACTATCTAGATTTGCATAACTCAAGTCTGCACCTTGCAAACTAGCCTCACTTAAATCCGCCGCTAAGTTACCCCACTGTATTGTTTTAGACAGATTAGCGCGACATAATTTTGCTTTATCTAAGTTGGCATGATGCATAGAAAC encodes:
- the hemF gene encoding oxygen-dependent coproporphyrinogen oxidase → MGRHSDNSLQESRNHTTLLASPTNTIPQDSRERSQQFMQNLQDEICTALEQLDGKARFQEDYWERAEGGEGRTRVIREGRVFEQGGVNFSAVWGSSLPPAILAQRPEAAGHEFFATGTSMVLHPRNPYVPTVHLNYRYFQAGPIWWFGGGADLTPYYPFAEDAVHFHQTLKNACDVHHPEYYPTFKRWCDEYFYLKHRQEQRGIGGIFFDYQDASGKLYVGDQTDSPAALYSQQVGTVSRNWEDIFAFVQSCGQAFLPAYLPIVEQRQEIEYGDRQRQFQLYRRGRYAEFNLVYDRGTVFGLQTNGRTESILMSLPPLARWEYCYEPEPGTPEARLTEIFLQPHDWTNVTFVQK